DNA from Tsuneonella dongtanensis:
ATCACTCGCGACAACGCGATGGTCGGGGTGGATGCGGTGGTGTTCTTCCAGGTGCTGGACGCCGGCAAGGCGGCCTACGAGGTGCACAACCTCTACGGCGCGATCATGGCGATCACGACGACCAACCTGCGCACCGTGATGGGCTCGATGGACCTCGACGAGACGCTGTCGAAGCGCGACGAGATCAACGCCCGCCTGCTGGGCGTGGTCGATCACGCGACGAGCCCGTGGGGCGTGAAGATCACCCGCGTCGAGATCAAGGATATCCGCCCGCCGATGGACATCTCGGAAGCGATGGCACGTCAGATGAAGGCCGAGCGCCTCAAGCGCGCCGAGATCCTCGAGGCCGAGGGCGAGCGGGCGAGCCGCATCCTGCGCGCTGAGGGTGAGAAGCAGTCCGCGATCCTCTCCGCCGAAGGCAAGAAGGAAGCCGCCTTCCGCGACGCCGAAGCCCGCGAGCGCGCCGCCGAGGCCGAAGCGCAAGCGACCCGCGCGGTGTCCGATGCGATCGCGCAGAGCGGCAGCCAGGCAATCAACTACTTCATCGCGCAGGAATACACCAAGGCGGTGGCGAAGTTCGCGACCAGCCCCAACGCCAAGACAATCCTGTTCCCGGTCGAGGCGACCCAGTTGATCGGCTCGCTCGGCGGTATCGGAGAACTGGTCCGCGATGTGGTCAAGCCGGGCGACGTAACGACGCCTGCACCCGATCAGTCGGGCGTCGCGCTGCCGTCGCAGCGCCAGCGGAGCGCGGTGCCGCGGACCGGCGGCGGGGAAGGCTAGAACGCAGGCGATGGACTGGATCGGCGACTTCGACGCGTACTGGGCATGGTTCGCGCTCGGCCTGGTGCTGGCCGGCCTCGAGATGGTCGTGCCCGGGGTCTACCTGATCTGGCTGGCGCTTGCGGCGCTGGCGACCGGGGCGCTGGTTTTCGCCTTCGATCCGGGCATTCCGCTGCAGATCGTCAACTTCGTTTTCCTGTCGCTGATCATCGTGTTCACCGCGCGACGTGTGCTTGCGGAGCAGCCGATCGCGAGCACCGACCCCTTGCTCAACAACCGCATGGGGCGGCTCGTCGGGCAGACCGGCACCGTCGCGGTGGCGATCGAGCACGGCGAGGGGCGAGTGCGGCAGGGCGACAGCGAATGGTCGGCACGCGGACCCGAGCTCGAGGCGGGCACGCGCGTGCGCATCACCGGTTTCGACGGAGGTACGCTGATCGTCGAGCCGCTCAGGCTCCTTTCCGACGAAGGGACCCAGCCTCCGACTGGGGAAGGCTAGCCCGCCAGCTTCTCGTTGAAGCGCCCGTGCTTGCGGTGGCGGACCATCCAGCGGTCGAGGAAGAGGCCCAGCGGGCGTGGCGCGATGCCGAACGCCTCGATTCCGGGAAACTTGCCCGAGGGCCGGTTGCCGGCCTTGAGCAGCGTCCACTGGTCGGAATTCATCGGCGTTCCGGGCAGCATCGCGAAGAACGCGGAGATGCCATCCGGCATGTCGATGAAAACGCGATTTCGGTTCTGCGCCGCGGCAATGCGGTCGTTGAGGGCGCGCATCGTGATCGCTTCCGGCCCGGCGATCTCGTAGGTCTTTCCGCCGTGCGTCGCAGGGTCGGACAGCGTCGACACGACTGCCTCCGCGGCATCGTCGATATGCAGCGGCTGGACCGGTGCATCGGGCGCGAACACCGGCAGGACCGGCATCATGGCGATGAGGCCGGCGAACATCTGGATGAAATTGTCGTCTTCGCCGAACAGGATCGAGGGGCGGAGGATCGTGGCCTTGGGAAAGGCCTCGAGGACCGCAACCTCGCTCGCCGCCTTGGCGCGCGCGTAGCCGGCGGTAGAGTCCGCATCCGCTCCGATCGCCGAAACGTGCACCAGCGCGCCGCAGCCCGCGTCCGCCGCGGCCTGCGCGACATTGGCCGCGCTTCCCGCGATGGTCTTCATCAGGTCGCCTTCGAAGCTTCCGACAAGGTTGACCACCGCATCGGCCCCGGCGACGGCCGCGGCAACCAGGTCCGCCCGGGTCGCATCGACTCGCGCGAACTGCAGCTGGCCGAGCTGGGCGAGCGGCTTCAGGTTCCAGGCCTTTTCGGGGTGGCGACTGGCAATCCGCACCCGCGCGCCTTTCGACAGCAGCGCCTGCGCGACGTGGTCGCCAAGGAAGCCGCTGCCGCCGATTACCGTCACCAGCTTGCCGTTCAAGGGATGCGTCTTGGCCATAGTGTCCTGTCCGAATTGCCGGTTCGCCCTGCCGCAAACGGCGCCCCGCCGCAACGGGCAAGCTTTGCCACGTTGACAAGTCCGCAGCCCCTTCGTATCGGCGCGCCCCTACCCGCAGGGCGGCTTCGACGTTCGCCTTCGCATCCGGTGCCCAGATGGCGGAATTGGTAGACGCACCGTCTTCAGGTGGCGGCGCTCGCAAGGGCGTGGAGGTTCGAGTCCTCTTCTGGGCACCATTTGTTCTTCTCACGTTCTCCCAAATAAGCTATAAAACCCGCAGAAATCCTAGGGATTTGGCCCTGGGATCGTTCCGGATCGTCCCGCCTGTTCTCGGGGGTTCCAGACACTTTTGTGGGCCTTTTGAGGCCGTTTCGCAAAGGCCCAGATGAAAAGGCCCCCACATGCCGCTGACAGAAACTCGCCTCCGCGCACTCAAGCCCAAGGATAAGCCGTACAAGGTAACCGATGAGCGCGGCCTATATGTTGAGGTCACGCCGACCGGCGGCAAACTTTGGCGATTCCGATACCGGATCGGCGGCGCGCAAAAGAAGCTCTGCATCGGCAGCTATCCAGACATCAGTCTCAAGCAAGCGCGAGACGAAGCCTACGAGGCACGACGAGCTGTTGCTTCAGGGGGCGACCCGGCCTTTGAGAAGCGGAAGCGGAAAATCCGCGCCGAGTTCCTTTCTGCACAGACGTTCGAGGCAGTCGCACGTGAGTATATTGAACAGATGATGGTTCAGAATGACCGTGCCGATGGCACGATCGTCAAGGCCAATTATTTCCTCGACAAGCTTGCGCCTGCCATCGGGAACCGACCCATCAACGAGATCGAGCCGTTCGAAGTCCTGGCTCCCCTCAAACGGCTGGAAGCCACCGGTAAGCACGAGACTGCGAAGAAATGCCGCTCGTTTGCAGGCCGCGTGTTTCGCTACGGTGTTGCTACCACCCGCTGCAAATCCGATCCGACCAGTATGCTGAAGGGCGCTCTCGTAACGCCTGCTCGGTGACGTCGCCGCAATCGCACGGGCTGAGGGCATCGATCGTTTCGTCGTCGCTGGAGGCGAGACTTCCGGAGCGGTGATCTGCGCACTCGGAGTCGGCGCGTTGTCGATCGGTCCCGAAATAGCGCCGGGCGTGCCGTGGACCTTGGGGACCGACGATCCGGCGCGCCCGCTCTGGCTCGCACTCAAGAGCGGCAATTTCGGCGGTCGCGACTTTTTCATGGATGCGATCGCCGCGCTGGAAGGCCTGCCAGCGTGAGCCCGGCCGAAATCCGGGCCCGCGAAGCGATTGCCGATGCCGGTCGCATGCTGGCGGACAGAGGTCTTGCGCACGGCACCGCCGGCAATATCAGCATCCGCCTTGACGATGGGCTGCTGGTGACGCCTACCAACAGCGCGCTCGGATCGCTCGACCCCTCCCGCATCGCGAAGATCGACTTCGAAGGCGTGCATCTGGGCGGCGACCCGCCATCGAAGGAAGGCTTCATGCACATCGCCTCCTATGCGCGACGAGTGCAGGACGCTGCGGTGGTGCACCTGCATTGCGCGCACAGCGTGGCAGTCAGCTGCCTCGATGGGCTGGATCCGCAAGCGCCGATCCCGCCGATCACGGCCTATTATGCGATGAAAGTCGGCGGATTGACCCTGTTGCCCTATTTCCGCCCGGGCGATCCCGCGCTGGCCGATGCGGTGGCTGCGGTCGATCCGGCCCGCCACGCGATCCTGCTCGCCAACCACGGGCCGATCGTGTCGGGCAAATCGCTCGATGCAGCGGTCGGCGCGATCGAGGAACTGGAGGAAACCGCGCGAATATTTCTCCTTTTGGGCGGACGTGCGGTGCGTGCGCTGACGCCCGACCAGCTTGCCGATCTCGCGGCCGCTTTCCCTTCGTGAAGGACAGAAACATGTACGTCGTTACCGTCGAATTCGATGTCGCGCCCGAAAGTCGCGAAGAATTCCTCGCCGCCGTGCGTCGCCAGGCGCAGGATTCGCTGGAGAAAGAAGCGGACTGCCATCGCTTCGACGTATGCAAGATCGTCCGCGACGGCCGCGAGGTCTTCTACCTGTACGAACTCTACCCGATCGCGCCGCGTTCGACGCGCATCTCGCTTCGGATCACTTCGCCTCTTTCAACGCGCGCGTAACCCCGTGGACGCGCGAGAAGATCGTCGGCACCGGAGACCTGCTGTCGTGACCCGCACCTTATCGGTCGCCGTACTCGCGGGCGACGGCATCGGGCCCGAGATCATCCCGCCGACGCTGGACATCCTCGACCGGGCAGCGCGCCTCGCGGGCGCGCCGTCGCTGGAATGGCATCATGTCGACGCGGGCGCCGCCCACTACGCGCGAACCGGGGAATCGCTTCCGGTAGCGGGAATGGACATCGCGCGCGGAGCGGATGCGATCCTGCTCGCGGCCATGGGGCTGCCGTCGGTACGCTACCCCGACGGCACGGAGATCGCCCCGCAACTCGAGCTGCGCGAGGCGTTCGACCTCTATGCCGGGGTGCGCCCGATCCGCACAGTGCCTGGCGTCCCGCTGCCGCTCGCCGATTCGCGCGGGGCATCACTCGATGCGGTGCTGATCCGCGAATCGACCGAAGGATTGTTTTACTGTCGCGGTCGCACGAAAATTGCCGAGGACGACAGTTTCGCCAGCGACGAAATGCGCTTGACGCGTCATACGAGCGAGCGCCTGTTTGCCTTCGCGTTCGATCTGGCCCGCCAGCGCAAGGCCGCGGGCAAACCGGGGCGGGTGACGCTAATCGACAAGGCGAACGTCATCGGCAGCTTCGCATGGCTCCGCCGGATCTTCCTCGAAACTGCGGAGCGCTATCCTGATATCGAGACCGAGTGCGCCTACGTCGATGCCATGGCGCTCAATCTCGTGCGGCGGCCTTGGGACTACGACGTCATGGTCACGGAGAACATGTTCGGCGACATCCTGTCCGATCTCGGCGCGGCATTGATGGGCGGGCTCGGCATGGCGCCGTCGGCCGACATCGGCGACAGCCACGCGGTGTTCCAGCCGTGCCATGGGAGCGCGCCCGACATCGCCGGTGAGGGCAAGGCGAATCCGACCGCGATGATCCTGTCGGGCGCGATGATGCTGGAATGGCTGGGGCATCGGCACGACGCGCCCACCGCGGTCGATGCCGCGCGCATGGTCGAGCATGCGGTGTCCGCTGCCTTTGCTGACGGTGCGCTGCTGCCCGGCGAGTTCGGCGGGTCCGCCGGCACCGCCGCCGTGGGGCAGGCGGTGCTCGAACGGCTGGGCTAGCGTCCGCTACTCTTCGTCCGATCCGCCCTTCTTCGCGGCACGTTTCGCCTTCTGGAATGCTTCCTTCTTGTAGATCGAGGCCGGCGGGGGCAACGCATCGATGTAGGCATCGAGCCGCTTGACGGTAGCTGGATCGCTCTTGGCGAGGTTGCGATGTTCGCCGGGGTCGGCGACGAGATCGTTAAGCTCGTAGTCGCGCGCCTTCGTCCTCTGCTGGGTCCAGCGCACCAGGCGATAACGCTCGGTGCGGATCGCCTGGCCGAGACGGTCGGGGCGATTGAACACGTGGTAGGCGTAAGGACGTACGCGCGCCGCGGGATCGGCGAATACCGGCGACAGGTCGAGTCCGTCGATGGGTTGCGGTCCGGTCGGATGCGACAGCCCGGCGAGCGAGGCCAGCGTGGTATAGATGTCGACCGTCTCAGCCGGCTGCCCGGTCGAGCGCCCGCCGGCGCCGACGCCCGGTCCCGCGAAGATCAGCGGAATGCGCGTCGCCTGTTCGTAGTTCGTGTGCTTGGTCCACAGGCCGTGATCGCCCAGGTGGAAACCGTGATCTCCCCAGAGAACGACGATGGTATCGTCGCGCAGGCCTAACCGGTCGAGTTCGGCGAGAACCTTGCCGACCTGCGCATCGGTGTAGCTGACACCGGCATAGTATCCCTGGACCATCGTGCGCACGAGGTCGCGGGGATATTCCTTGCCAGTCACCTTTCCGGGTACGGGGAAGTAGTTCGCGACCTCGCCGCCGACCTTTCCGGCAAACGCCGGAGCGCCCTCGGGCATGTCCTCGAATTCCGGCATCGGCATCTTTGCCGGATCGTACATGTCCCAATATTTCTTCGGCACCGAGAATGGCATGTGCGGACGCGCGAAGCCCACCGCCATGAAGAACGGCTGCTTCGATCCCTTGAGCGCCTCGAGGCGCTGGATCGCGTAAGCGGCAGTGCGGCCATCGGCGTATGTCTCATCCGAAACGTCCGGGGATTCGTACGCCGCGCCCTTGGGCAGTTCGAGGATGGCCCCTTCGTGCGGCTTCTCGTTAAAGTAGGCTTCCTCGCGCGTGACCGCTCCGCCCGGGGTGCTGGCGGGACCGTGGTACTCGATCACGTGATCCTTGTGGTGCGGGACCGACCAGCTCGCTTCGTCGCCATAGGTGCCGTGGCCGAAGTGGAAAACCTTGCCCATGCTTTCGGTGTGATAGCCCGCGCGCATGAACCACTGCGGCATCGTCACCGTGTCGGGATAGTAGTCCCGCATGTTCATCCCGAAATTGTAGATGCCGGTCGAGGACGAACGCGATCCCATCATCAGATTGAACTGCGACGGAGCGCAGACCGCCTGGTTGGCGTAGGCGGTGTCGAAGCGCATGCCCCGCGCGCGAGGGAGGGCGGACCGGCGCAGCGTCGTAGAACCGCGTCATCAGCAGGCCCTCGTTGGCTAGCCGGTCGAGATTGGGTGTGGCAAGCTGGGTGCTTTCGGTGACCGACAGGTCGGCAAATCCCATATCGTCGATCAGGATGAAAACGACGTTCGGACGCTGGTCGCTGCAGACCCCTTGTCAGCGATCCGCGCCGGAGTAATTGCGCAGCCCAGAAGCGTCAGCGCCGTACAGAACAGCGCGATGCCGCGAAATGTGCCGATCATTGCATCACTCACTTGTCGTGGGCTGGACTGCCGGTTAAATCATACTTTTTACGGGAGAGAACAAGATGCGCAAGCTCGTTATCGGTGCGGCCATGGCTCTGGCACTCGCAGCCTGCGACCAAGCGGCCACGCAGCCGGAGGGAACTACCGAGGAGGGAGCGATGACGGGCACGCCGTTCGAAAAATTGGCCGACGGACGCGAGGTAACCAAGTGGGATCTACGCGGGGCCGATGGGTCGGGCCCGATCATCATGGACCTCGGTGCGACGATTCTTTCGCTGCAGGCTCCCGACATGGCGGGCGAAATGGCCGACGTGACGTTCGGTTTCGACACTGCTGCGCCGTACCTTACCGACAGTCCCTATTTCGGTGCGGTGGTCGGCCGCTACGCGAACCGGATCAAGGAGGGCAAGTTCTCGCTCGACGGCAAGGACTACACGCTCGCGATTAATAACGAACCCAACACACTTCACGGCGGCAAGGTCGGGTTCGACAAGCGCGTCTGGAAGGGCGAGCCCGTCACGACAGCCGATGGCAAGGGTGTGAAATTTACCCTCGTCAGCCCCGACGGCGAAGAAGGTTATCCGGGTGAAGTGACCGTCTCGACCACCTACGTCTGGACGGCCGATCACAAGCTGATCGTCGATTTCGACGCAACGACGACCGCGAACACCCCATTCAATATCGCCCAGCATTCCTACTGGAACCTCGCCGGAGCCAACACCGCCAAGACCGTGCTCGACCATACGCTGCAGATCAACGCGGACAAATATACCCCCGTGACGAAGAACCTGATCCCGACGGGCGAACTTCCGCCGGTGGAAGGTACGCCGTTCGATTTCCGGACCGCGAAGCCGATCGGGCGCGATATCGGCCAGTCGAACGAGCAACTGACGTTCGGCGGTGGTTTCGATCACAACTGGGTGCTGAACGGATCGGGGATGCGGGTCGCGGCGGTGCTCGTCGATCCGACGTCGGGCCGCAGGATGACGGTTTCGACCGATCAGCCAGGGCTCCAGTTCTATTCGGGCAATTTTCTCGACGGGAAAGTAACCGGCAAGGGTGGCAATGCCTATCCCTACCGTTCGGCGGTGGCGCTGGAAACGCAATACTTCCCGGATTCGCCCAACCAGACCGGTTTTCCCGATGCCACGCTTCGGCCGGGAAAGCCGTTCCACAGTCGGACGATCTACGCTTTCGATACTGTCGCTACGAACTGACTTCGGGCCGGGCTTGCCTTGCCGGGGCCACATTCGCATAAGCGCATCATGCCGCAGAACACTCGCTTCGTGTCGGACCCGCCCGAGCAAACTCTCGGGCGGTTGACGCAACGCGTCACCGACGAGATCGGTGAAGCGATCGTCACCGGGAATCTCGCGCAGGGAGAGCTGCTTCCGGTCGAAGCGGATCGGGTCGCTCGGTACGGGGCGAGCAGGAGCGTTTTGCGCGAGGCGATCAAGGTGCTGAACGCGAAAGGGCTGGTGACCGCTAAGCCCCGTCGCGGGACCACCGTGACCAAGCAGTCATCCTGGAACGTGTTCGATCCCGATGTCTTGCGATGGACCTTGGCGCGCAATTTTTCGCTCGAGCTGCTGACCCAGTTCACCGAGATCCGCATCGCGATCGAGCCGCACGCCTCTGCACTGGCATGCGACGCGGCGAGCGAAGAGGACATCGCGCGTATCGGTCAGGGTTTCGAACGCATGGTCGAGGCAGACCGCGGGCCCGATGATCCGCTTGCGGCGGACATCAGCTTCCACCTCGCGATTCTAGACGCCAGCCACAACATCTTCTTAGCTCGATTGAAGGCGCTGGTCGAGACCGCGCTGCATTTCTCGATCCGGTACACGGGTTCGATTGCACGAGACGAAAGCGAAAAACTGGGCATTCACGAGCAGGTCTATCGGGCGATCGAGGCACGCGACGCGCGGGCTGCACGGCACGCGGCACTCAAACTGCTGACGGATGCCCTGGACCTGATGAATCAGGGTGCGCCGCCGGCTTCAGAAAACGGCGCCGAACGCCCGCGCAAGGCCCCGGCGGGCGCAACCACCACCGGATAACTGGATCGACTGGAATCCTGCCAGTTCGAGTGCACGACCGAAGCTGCGTGAAAGGCTTTCGAACAGATCAGCCGGATTGGCTCGATGCTTTTTTCGAGAGCCGGCAAGGCTCCCGCGACGTCGGCGCCCACGATGAGCCCGCTCAGGAAACTGGCGGCATCGCGAACCGGCACCGACCCGGACGCGTTGCGTGTACGCGCGGCGAACAAGATACCCATTAGATTGCCCCCGCCGTGCTGCAGGGCGAGGCGGACGCCCTCGTCGAATGCTTCGCCGGGATGCGGCGGATCGCTCTCCGGCGGAATGAGGATCGAATTTTCTTGCAGGGCCGCGAAGAGTTCCCCGCTCATGGCGGTATGGAACCCGGCGAGGATATCTTCGCTGACCTTGACCCACTTGTTGTGCGTTTCCGGGAGCGCGAAAACCCGTCGCAAACTTCGCCTGGATTGCAAGCCCCGACGATCTGGGTTTCCTCCCCGCGCATCAAGTCGAGTTCGCCGAAAGGATTGGTACAGCGAACTCCAGGCATGATCGCGACTTCACATCCGGCGTGATCGAACCGAATTGCCCGCGCCCCGATCTCCGCCAGCGGCAACGGAGCGTCTGCATAGCCCGCCTCGTGCCAACCCATGTTGCTTCCGATCATGCCGCACAAAACGACCGATACACTGGGCCACCCCTCGGTCACGCGATCGAACGCGCTACCGAACGACCTTTCGGCTGCCAGCGCTGCAACCCCCCGGGCCTTCGCGCTTTTCGATTTCGTTGCCCTGTGCGTCGCACAACCAGAATCGCGCCGCAGTTGTCCTCCAGTCGCCAGCGACAAAGGCAGCTTCCATCGACGGAGCGTCGACCCGCTCCTCTCGCTTGTTCGAAACTTCCATCCCCCTCTTCGATCCCAGTTCGCCGCGATATATTCAATCGGCCGCTG
Protein-coding regions in this window:
- a CDS encoding SPFH domain-containing protein, which gives rise to MGPLITLALVVAVLFIFVMSAIKVVRQGYVYTIERFGKFTKAADPGMHVIIPFVDRVGQKVNMMEQVLDIPGQEIITRDNAMVGVDAVVFFQVLDAGKAAYEVHNLYGAIMAITTTNLRTVMGSMDLDETLSKRDEINARLLGVVDHATSPWGVKITRVEIKDIRPPMDISEAMARQMKAERLKRAEILEAEGERASRILRAEGEKQSAILSAEGKKEAAFRDAEARERAAEAEAQATRAVSDAIAQSGSQAINYFIAQEYTKAVAKFATSPNAKTILFPVEATQLIGSLGGIGELVRDVVKPGDVTTPAPDQSGVALPSQRQRSAVPRTGGGEG
- a CDS encoding NfeD family protein; protein product: MDWIGDFDAYWAWFALGLVLAGLEMVVPGVYLIWLALAALATGALVFAFDPGIPLQIVNFVFLSLIIVFTARRVLAEQPIASTDPLLNNRMGRLVGQTGTVAVAIEHGEGRVRQGDSEWSARGPELEAGTRVRITGFDGGTLIVEPLRLLSDEGTQPPTGEG
- a CDS encoding NAD(P)H-binding protein, with amino-acid sequence MAKTHPLNGKLVTVIGGSGFLGDHVAQALLSKGARVRIASRHPEKAWNLKPLAQLGQLQFARVDATRADLVAAAVAGADAVVNLVGSFEGDLMKTIAGSAANVAQAAADAGCGALVHVSAIGADADSTAGYARAKAASEVAVLEAFPKATILRPSILFGEDDNFIQMFAGLIAMMPVLPVFAPDAPVQPLHIDDAAEAVVSTLSDPATHGGKTYEIAGPEAITMRALNDRIAAAQNRNRVFIDMPDGISAFFAMLPGTPMNSDQWTLLKAGNRPSGKFPGIEAFGIAPRPLGLFLDRWMVRHRKHGRFNEKLAG
- a CDS encoding tyrosine-type recombinase/integrase, with amino-acid sequence MPLTETRLRALKPKDKPYKVTDERGLYVEVTPTGGKLWRFRYRIGGAQKKLCIGSYPDISLKQARDEAYEARRAVASGGDPAFEKRKRKIRAEFLSAQTFEAVAREYIEQMMVQNDRADGTIVKANYFLDKLAPAIGNRPINEIEPFEVLAPLKRLEATGKHETAKKCRSFAGRVFRYGVATTRCKSDPTSMLKGALVTPAR
- a CDS encoding nucleotide-binding domain containing protein produces the protein MDRFVVAGGETSGAVICALGVGALSIGPEIAPGVPWTLGTDDPARPLWLALKSGNFGGRDFFMDAIAALEGLPA
- the otnC gene encoding 3-oxo-tetronate 4-phosphate decarboxylase, with amino-acid sequence MSPAEIRAREAIADAGRMLADRGLAHGTAGNISIRLDDGLLVTPTNSALGSLDPSRIAKIDFEGVHLGGDPPSKEGFMHIASYARRVQDAAVVHLHCAHSVAVSCLDGLDPQAPIPPITAYYAMKVGGLTLLPYFRPGDPALADAVAAVDPARHAILLANHGPIVSGKSLDAAVGAIEELEETARIFLLLGGRAVRALTPDQLADLAAAFPS
- a CDS encoding putative quinol monooxygenase, with protein sequence MYVVTVEFDVAPESREEFLAAVRRQAQDSLEKEADCHRFDVCKIVRDGREVFYLYELYPIAPRSTRISLRITSPLSTRA
- a CDS encoding isocitrate/isopropylmalate dehydrogenase family protein, translating into MTRTLSVAVLAGDGIGPEIIPPTLDILDRAARLAGAPSLEWHHVDAGAAHYARTGESLPVAGMDIARGADAILLAAMGLPSVRYPDGTEIAPQLELREAFDLYAGVRPIRTVPGVPLPLADSRGASLDAVLIRESTEGLFYCRGRTKIAEDDSFASDEMRLTRHTSERLFAFAFDLARQRKAAGKPGRVTLIDKANVIGSFAWLRRIFLETAERYPDIETECAYVDAMALNLVRRPWDYDVMVTENMFGDILSDLGAALMGGLGMAPSADIGDSHAVFQPCHGSAPDIAGEGKANPTAMILSGAMMLEWLGHRHDAPTAVDAARMVEHAVSAAFADGALLPGEFGGSAGTAAVGQAVLERLG
- a CDS encoding sulfatase produces the protein MRFDTAYANQAVCAPSQFNLMMGSRSSSTGIYNFGMNMRDYYPDTVTMPQWFMRAGYHTESMGKVFHFGHGTYGDEASWSVPHHKDHVIEYHGPASTPGGAVTREEAYFNEKPHEGAILELPKGAAYESPDVSDETYADGRTAAYAIQRLEALKGSKQPFFMAVGFARPHMPFSVPKKYWDMYDPAKMPMPEFEDMPEGAPAFAGKVGGEVANYFPVPGKVTGKEYPRDLVRTMVQGYYAGVSYTDAQVGKVLAELDRLGLRDDTIVVLWGDHGFHLGDHGLWTKHTNYEQATRIPLIFAGPGVGAGGRSTGQPAETVDIYTTLASLAGLSHPTGPQPIDGLDLSPVFADPAARVRPYAYHVFNRPDRLGQAIRTERYRLVRWTQQRTKARDYELNDLVADPGEHRNLAKSDPATVKRLDAYIDALPPPASIYKKEAFQKAKRAAKKGGSDEE
- a CDS encoding aldose epimerase family protein; this encodes MRKLVIGAAMALALAACDQAATQPEGTTEEGAMTGTPFEKLADGREVTKWDLRGADGSGPIIMDLGATILSLQAPDMAGEMADVTFGFDTAAPYLTDSPYFGAVVGRYANRIKEGKFSLDGKDYTLAINNEPNTLHGGKVGFDKRVWKGEPVTTADGKGVKFTLVSPDGEEGYPGEVTVSTTYVWTADHKLIVDFDATTTANTPFNIAQHSYWNLAGANTAKTVLDHTLQINADKYTPVTKNLIPTGELPPVEGTPFDFRTAKPIGRDIGQSNEQLTFGGGFDHNWVLNGSGMRVAAVLVDPTSGRRMTVSTDQPGLQFYSGNFLDGKVTGKGGNAYPYRSAVALETQYFPDSPNQTGFPDATLRPGKPFHSRTIYAFDTVATN
- a CDS encoding FadR/GntR family transcriptional regulator is translated as MPQNTRFVSDPPEQTLGRLTQRVTDEIGEAIVTGNLAQGELLPVEADRVARYGASRSVLREAIKVLNAKGLVTAKPRRGTTVTKQSSWNVFDPDVLRWTLARNFSLELLTQFTEIRIAIEPHASALACDAASEEDIARIGQGFERMVEADRGPDDPLAADISFHLAILDASHNIFLARLKALVETALHFSIRYTGSIARDESEKLGIHEQVYRAIEARDARAARHAALKLLTDALDLMNQGAPPASENGAERPRKAPAGATTTG